TCAATGGCTGAGCTGTGTTCGCTCAGTCTGTATACCATCAATTACTTTcttaattgtttatttgttggtGAGCGTTGTCAGATAGTCTTTTGGGCTGTTATGTTCTAATTTTTACAGATGTTTGTCTAATAATATTTTAGACAGAATATTTGTATGTGATTGTCCTGATAATGTTTTACCTAGTCAAATCTGTTGTAAATGAAATTTTATAGGTTTACCTCACTGCCATTTACTGCAATTggttttgtaaatgtttatataattggAGCCAGATTTTAATTGGagtgtaaattttttttaatggattcttttttttttacaccaagGTTGATTAAGTTACTTCAGTGTTTCTGtttgataataaaaatgtgGGAGACCTGGACCGTTTTTCAAAGATCATGGCGTTCATGTTTTGATAGTTTACTGTCAGGTCAGACAATAACTCTCTCTGTTAAAAAAAGGCAAAAGCGgctgtgtttttgtgtcagTGTGTTCTCTGCATTGTCTAACAAACAGAGCGGTCTGTTGAAGGGCTTGTCTGAGCACAGCGCCCCTTTTACGCTTTCTAGTAACATTGTTCACTTCTGCTCTGAAACTAAAAAATAACCTCAGGCCTTCAGAGGAGTGGCATAGTTTATTTCCACAttgtaaaatgtcttttttattaacATGACTTTAACTAATATTTTAGTTAAATGATGGTACACATCATATTCTCCAGACTCAGAGTTTTACTGAATTGTTTAATATCTGTGATTGGACTATTATAAACACAGAGATATCGGAAtaccataaaacaaaaaaaaaacaaaaaaacatttgcactTCCTGACACTTCTCTGCGAGTCTGAACAGGACTCGCCTGATTCCTTCTCTGGAAAAACTGTTATACAGTTGTGGTTTGATTAGAGCCTTTCTGAGATCCAGAGTTGTTATCCAAAGAGCAGTCTTGCTAATGTTGATTAATGCAGTATTCACtcaaatgttatattataaagGTGATGCTTCTGATAGATCTTATGCTGATTTGTAGTTTAACATTAATTTCACCTAGtttatgtaattaaattaattgctTGTGTGTTTTAAGTGCTGGTTGGTCTGGTTGTCTCATTCTAattttaaacttatttaattCTTATTTATACTTTTACCTATATATGTCTTATTTATACctaatatgcaaataaataactTGTAAATGGTCTAAAAAGTTACTTGGAgtttgtaatgaaacaaaatacgCAGGTTGCAATGCAATCTAATGAATCACTTCATCTGTTGGTTCAGTCAGGGCTAGAACTGATGTGCTAATTGCTCTCTGACTGTTTATCTATGGTTCATCATTATCTTGCTCAGTTTAGTGTGTGCACACACATGTGCATGTTTGTCATGCGCACTCAACATTCACATGCTTCCATTTGTGTCTTTCATGTGCATATGTGTAAAAATAACCTGAACAATGAATAGCTGATGCCAACTTTTActgtttgaaaaagaaaatagacATTTTTCTAGTTACAGGGAATCTCATGAAAAAGACAGGCCTACACCTCTTGGTTTCCAAGTTCCCCTTGTTGTATAGCACATTTTGAACAGAAAGGTGTAAATAAAAGATAGAATTTTGTCTTTATAcctgtatattttttatatgttaGGTGACATAATGCTTTATAGAAATTActtgttaaaataaaagtttcccAAATATGataattctgccatcatttactctctcatgtcattccaaacctgtgtgaagatattttgaagaacatttggaaccaaaaaaTATTGGTTAGCACTGACTTTGCattgtatgtaaaaaaaaaaaaaaaaaacactgagactgagaaaatatcttttttatgATCTTAAGTCATACAGCATTAAAACAACATGagattgagtaaatgatgactattcctttaatgatGCAAGTCAATGAATagaaccaaagactatagaataacacaagacgcgtcactcgcattgttttgaatgggataaagtgcaacgcacaatatgtcggaataagtcccgccttctaaataagagccaatcgccgattggtaaagtcatcgcgtcactgcagcggctgtTAGAAGCagtagaaacagtcagacgcgtgCCTCCGagatgagacacaagagacacGCACTTAGGACTGTGCATGCGCATCAGCTTGATCCAACCATAccatttttttgtaatgattcaagtgtttagaaacaaaatgtatgagttgttgtcagatttcattggtgctttcaaatatgaaatttaatggaaagcttggcaaacagctttggagaatttgatgtttccccattcaaagagataggagctgcacttgcatacccgagaggtgtttcaaagatgaccgccaagtgaaatgacttgtcttaaagggactttgatagaACTTAACGACATGATAAACCTGTCATAAAgacatctttttttaatgaactctCCAAGTTtcctatattttttataactaaATTTTATGCTTCGCTACATTTGTCTGAAGGAGCGATCTGAAAATGTCAATCGTTACCAtgattttgtataaaaatagtgatttattaccatttaaaaacattatttgtataatagaatgtttacaaaaatgtactttACAAATCACATGATCAAACTGGATTAGGCACATGTTTGAATGGCCCACGTACAGTACTTTGTTGATTAAATCTGTTAGGCAAGAAACACAACACTCAATTGACGTATCTAGGATCAGTATTATTTGAGGGAAATGATGTGTAAACACACACTGTAGTTTATTCCCTGGAACTTTTCAGAGCCTCTCTGACTTTAGCTGGGTCACTTATGCAACAGCGAGATGGCTTTTCCCACACTTGAGATGGAAATACTGGCCTTTGTTTTTAGTCTGAGTGTGCGCCGGTTAAGCTAACCGTGATAAAAGTCAAGGTTGAaggaaatacacacacacacacaccaggatATAGTTAACTGATTCAACTCCAGAAGTATTATTTAATGCGAAAGGTATGCGTTACGAGTCATGCTCTGGAGCCCCTGATGTATTGTCACACACATACAGGTCTTACGGTCTGTTAAACCTTTcagcacacaaacaaacacactaacACATGCACTCAAATGTTCCCATTACACCGCTGCTGTACCTTTTATAAGTTTTGACAGTTGAGTCCACTATCAGCAGACACATGGAGACATGATATAGTTCTATGTGTGCAAGTCAAATATGCCAATACTAACAACCCATGATTATTTGCTCTGACTCTTTTCCAAATTATAGTTTGTTTATCATCTCTCACTTCTTAttaaattttgtaacattttttctGTTGTCTTCCCCTCTTTACGTAAATCCCACTTTTAACTTTGACCTAAGAACTCATATGTTATATAAGATGTGCTGCTCGCTTTGAGTTTGGATGGGTTTCATCTTTTTGTAATGTGATAtagctgggttttttttttactttgaaggCTGTCTCAGTTcagttgtaaataaaaacaagcaaacaaaaagaTCAGATTTTGGGGtccaatttttaaatgttttcgaaagaagtcttttatgtataaaaatgcagtaaaatcagtaatattgtgaaatatgattacaatttaaaataatctaTGATTAAATCAGCGCTACTTTGTGTCAAACTTATTCAGTTAGTATGTACTACAGTGTATGTGCTAAatactctttctctttctctccaaaACTGCAGGCAGACGGGACTGGCAGTGTCTATAAggatgtcagaattgcaaatctGAATTCTTGGCTTTAAATATGAAGAGACACTCTGAACCAATGAAGAGTTTTTCATGAGAATAAATCAAAAAAGCATCCCGACTCTGTCCAGTTGGATTGATTTTGAATGCTAAGTGCGTTGTGATTTCTTTCTTTACATTTCCTCTCATCCGTTCACCCTGCTGCAAGGTCTGTCTCTCTGTTGTGCTGGAGGACGCAGTGGGTCAGACATGTCTGCCAAGGCTCCCATTTACCTTAAACGACGAAGCCGTAAAGGAAAGAAGGAAAAGCTGCGTGACCTTCTTTCATCTGACATGATCAGCCCTCCGCTGGGAGACTTCAGACACACCATCCACATTGGCAGCGGAGGAGGCGCAGACGATCTTTTCGGTGACCTGTCTTTCCTACAAGGTAAATTTCACCTGTTACCAGGGCAGCAAGGTCATCAAGGGTCATTTCAACTAAGTCGCACAGCGAGTGTAAGCAGTCACCCAGTGCCAGCCAGTGAGAGCTCACCTCTGCTGAAAAACGCCCTGTCGCTTCCTATCATTGGAGGGGTGCAGGCGCTCACACTTCCGGCTGTGACTTCAGCAGCAACGGCGACCGCTGAGGTCCCAACAGCCCCGACCACAACCCAATCGCCCCCAACATCTCCGTCTCTCGCTCCACCTCCCAAACCTCCCAGACTGCACCTGGAAGAGAGGACAGTGTCACGACATGCATCGCTTCCTGCATCTCCAAACCGCTGTCCACTTAATTTGCACACATTTGGGCAGAGTCCAGATACTAAAGAAGATGAGAAATTTGTGAAGGATGGAGATGGGGAGGAAAGGCCATTTCTGTCCAACGCCGGCTCTATGCTTTCCCTCCATCTGGACCTGGGGCCATCCATCCTAGAGGATGTGCTACAGATCATGGACAACCAGAGAACAGGGACATTCAGTGGGCGACTTACACCCAGTGGACGACAAGAGATATATACCTGAAAGTGAACAAAGACGTGAGTCAAAGCTTCATGGTACATAAATGGGCTAATCACATTTTTCTTCATGTATCAAAACATTTTGCCATCTGAGAGAACTCGTTTACCTGCTGTACAATGGCATTTCCTGGAGACTTTgacctttttttcctcattatgCATATAATCTTTGGAAAAGACCTTTGGAAACTACAGGATTTGAACCTGTATCACAATTGAAACTATTTGGATTTCTCTGTATTcaaatggattgttttaactCATCTCTATTATTTTTGGACTACAAGCAATACACCAATTCTGGCTTTAGATCTACTCTTAGATGCATTTTGAAATCTGAAAGCATTTTAGCAAGCACATCTCAAAGTACCTGTGTTGAGTGTACAGTATGTACTATTACAGAGCAACATCCTACAGGCCTCCTGGTTTCACTAcaggaaaagaaaaactgacATTTTCCTCTTTCAGAGCAGTGATGACATCATCTCCCCCCTCTGTGTTGTTGCAATTTGTGTAATCGGGTAAAAATGCGCAGCTCCTCCCTAACGATCTGGACACACACACGCGCCAGGAGGCCTGTGCGTCTACACCCTGGGATTTTAACGTACTCTTTTTGTTGGGAGTAGTCTTCATTGTTCAGAAGCAGAAACAAAAAGGCTGTTTTTTCAACTGAGCGGGAGTATGAAATGTTTTCCTTTCATGAaatacaccttttttttttactgtgtttgtttgttggtgAGGTGTCTGCGATCCCTCCGGCTTTGACAGACGATCGCTTTTCCTTTCTCTGACTGAGCGTGAATGATGGGGCCTAAAGAAGGGCTTGTGTTACCTTGGTGTCCCCCATGTAACCCACCCCACACGGGTTAATAATGCTCTATGCTTTCCGTTCCCAGATTTAGACTAGTATTATTTTCTTGTCAGgttataaattaaaacaaataactCTTTACTTTTTTCTAACTTACCACAAAGTGCATCAAACTGTCTACAAGAGGTGGGCTTAAAAGAGCAAACACTAACAGGAACACAGTCATTTTGCAATCAGTTTTATATGATGCTACCTTTGCACTTTTTATATGATGCTAACAGCACTAAGAAAACCTGCTGTATTCATTTAAACTCATCAGTTCTCatatttaaaggtacagtatGCAACTTCTGACGCTCTAgcagttaataaacaaaactgcatgtggaagaacattgtagccggatctactctctgtttatgtatatGACGAGTCACACAGGTGCTGGGCTACTCTGCAATGTTTGTCGTCCTGCTTGGTTTGAAATTGtccaaatataaacacttattataggcgTACCATACTCgctcattatataaattttgaacataaaaagttatagtgtacctttaaaaaaaatctatttgagATTTGAAAcataatgaacaaaatcaaaaaaagttttgttctaAATAGCCATTGTTTCTGACACTGTCTACATGGGACGCGACCGTTGTCATGTCACACCGTAACAGCTAGAAGCTGTCCACACTGGATGCAACAAAGCGACCGTTGCAGATCCATTTATCCTTCGTAGCAGAAGTAGCGCGAGCGCTTGGAGTACATCAGAAATAGAACAGGGCATCAGTTTTCTGTCAGAAATTAGTTGTCACTCAAATTGTGTTGAGTATTAGTGGTTGTTTTTTTAGGACTCTTGGttccttatttatttttgttacaaGCGGATTGTCTTACAATTTTATCCTTACATTGTGAAATCCATTTCCAAAGCTGAGTCTATTTACAAAATCATAGTTCTGTGCACTTAACTTCATTGCTGACATACATCTGATCTAAAGACCGATCAAATCCACAAACAGATTAAATCCTATGGTGTACCTTTCTATTCGGccaagtatttatttttgtaagctTAAAGACtaattttgttacatttattattatcatattgaACAGGGACCTGAATGTTAGACTTAGGATGAATAGATTTTATTACTagtcataacttttttttttttttttacattaataagcagttctCTTAGCTACTTTACTCCTCAAATGATTTGAAAGAGAGAGTAGAATATGAAAATATCTtcacatttgtaatttttatttcttacatCAATGCGTATTATTTTAAGACCACATGTATAACTCATATGCAGTTGTATTTAATTAAGGGTAATCAGGGTTATTGAGGATCTTATGATTTTGCATCACTGAAGCACAATTAAAGcaataatacaaaaaacaaataaaagtacAAGACCATATTAAAGGTCAGACCATTCAACAAGCAATTGGGTAAATATAGCTGGGTAGATGTAAATTTAAATAGGGAGATGCATTGCTAAAAACCACACATGCCTTAAAAAGCATCTCTAAAATACCTGTACTTTTCAACTCCACCACAACAAAGTACTGTGATGATTCATGTTGACTAATATTAATGCTATTTATGACAAATATAGACCTGGATTGTAACTCGGATTTGGACTATTAAGTTCAAAATTGCATAAGTATATGACATTCCTGACAAAGAGTTTTTACCATAAAATATTGCATCATGTTTAGACTGAAGGGGAAACAGCTGCATCTCTATGTTATCTCTATATTATAGCATTGCTGCCTTGTCAATAAAAGTGAATCATTAATAACTTTGGCTACACATCTTAGCTGAGCATCATGTGCCTATAACAGCTGTTCAGATTTGCACCAAAAGACATTTTAGCCCATGTCTTGGTTTTTATTGGGCTTTGTCTGATTCTATACTGGATGTTAAGTGGATgtttgttgctgctgctgtacacaCTACAATAGACTTGGGATAAGACACAGAAACAGAAACATAATGATCAATAAATGCTGATTTCTGATTCAAGTCTGGCTGGGTTTTTTCCTCCATATAAACACAAAGGCAGTTAAACAATGCATGCTTTATGTGGATTGTATGTAAAACTAGATGTACCGACTTATCCTGTGCTTTTTATTGCAACAGAACTCTTTAGCTAGGACTAGAATTTATTATGGGTGAAAGAATGAGCAGAATTGCAGGTCAGTGCATGAATGACTCTGGTATTATTGCACTTACCTGAGACACTTTTTTCATCTCAAGTCTTAGCACGCTTGCCTCTATTACTTGAATCTGTTTTGAATACAAGCAATGTCTTGAATTTGCGATTTTGAGCCTACCTTGTGGCTGGGAGCCAGCCttgtggttttgtgtgtgtgttccaggCACATTCAGagtttgagagtgtgtgtctgtgtactCTGCTTATTTGCAGTAGCTCCTCTATTTTCTGCAGGCCCTGGGAATCTTTCCAACTGGCTTTATTAACACAGAGCAGTCCGAGTCCCTGACCTCACGATCACAATACCATGGGAACACCAGCTAGAAAGAGGGGAGCAGTTGGAGAGAGCAGGAGGAAGGGAGTATAAGGAAAAGGGTTGATGGAAGGTGAACGAGGGCCAGGATGAAGGAAAAGAGGGAGTGAAGAATTGCAGAAGAGCATATTTATTTGATATCAGAGAGGAGATCATAGATCACAATCcatgattcatttatttgacaaaacaCTTTGTTGCACTTTCATGGATATTATGTTAAAGAAAAAAGGGTCAGATGCAACTTCTCAGACAAAAAGTGATCATCATAACCAGCTAATATGCATTCTGATTGTTAAAAATCTATAAGAACTAATGTTTCACAGCACAGTATTgggaataataaataatttctgtTTTGATTTGTAAAGCCAGTTGCTTCGAGTGATCCATTGTCCCTAtcaaatctataaataaaagaaatagtttgcccaaaaatttaaattctgtcattatttctgaccctcatgtcattccaaatctgtatgactttctttgagcaacacacacacacaaaaaagataaaTTGGTACAAGGCACATTTCATTGCCTTATCTCCAGGCAATGAAACTCAGTATGGTTCAGTGTTCTTTTGGAcctactgactttcattgtatagacaaaaGCAGTTCTTTAACGACATAATGACgaaaaaatgatgacaaaatgtacattttttgttgATCTGtccctttaatattaaaatgaaaaccgCTGTTGAAAGCTCTCAAACAAATTCTGTTGAACACCAAAACAAGCTTCTCGGATGCACACCAAAACAATCGCTCTCAGATTGCCTGAATGAGGCGGTCTTGGCCTGATTGAAAACGAAATCTGTGGCGGTTCGGTTGAGGTGAGAGAGCAATCTGACCCAACAGACCAACAAACCAAGCGGTATCATAATTCATAACGaaaaatgttacataaaaaagcagcagtgtctgattctgtgagtgagcacatTAGTTATCACAAATGAAAACCAAGAGCAGCTCTTCATCTTAATGTTTTCTCTGTGCATTGCAGGAATGCTGTCCCGACAAAGCCTTGATTCCCGCTCTAACGGCATTATCAATTAAAAAAGGCTAGATTTTActctatatttacatttttatatatattttgtgaaatatttaatgtttagaaTTCAGTTgtgtcagaaaacattctaTGATATGAATGCAGCCCTTTGGAAGATTCAGCTTGAAGGCCAGTAAGCGCCCTCTGGAGGAAGACACCATATTGCATCTTTGCAGATGATAGGGGACAGATAGGCTTGTGCGCATTAATGAATCAAGGCCGCGGAACAAAAGATTCCACAATACAAAAGTGCATAATGATTGACATTCTTAAGGTAGAACACCAATGCAAAAGACTTGTGATTTGTTGTGCATGAAGTTACAGTTACAGGTTCAGACAGGCTAAAGCATTTGTGGACTGTGAGCAAAGGCACTCATGACAATAACGTTTGATTGCCATGTGTGTGGATCTATCGCGTGCATTTGTGGGAGGTTTTGATACTGTTTTCACCCCATAGTTTTCAATGTACAGGGTGTGTGTATACGCATCTTTGTGTGATTTAGTAGGAGGGAATTACAGCCCTTATATCACGGACTGGCTCTAATGTGTTCCTTTCTCAATCCTCACTCCTATACTCACAGAATGTAACAGATAATAGCCACCCTGGCAGcttctgcaaacacacacacaaacataaaaacatttccATGGAATATTCTGAAAGTGCTCTGAGGAAGGGAGGATACCGAAAAGTATTCAGCATGTGCTCTGTTTCT
This Ctenopharyngodon idella isolate HZGC_01 chromosome 5, HZGC01, whole genome shotgun sequence DNA region includes the following protein-coding sequences:
- the cdc42ep2 gene encoding cdc42 effector protein 2 produces the protein MSAKAPIYLKRRSRKGKKEKLRDLLSSDMISPPLGDFRHTIHIGSGGGADDLFGDLSFLQGKFHLLPGQQGHQGSFQLSRTASVSSHPVPASESSPLLKNALSLPIIGGVQALTLPAVTSAATATAEVPTAPTTTQSPPTSPSLAPPPKPPRLHLEERTVSRHASLPASPNRCPLNLHTFGQSPDTKEDEKFVKDGDGEERPFLSNAGSMLSLHLDLGPSILEDVLQIMDNQRTGTFSGRLTPSGRQEIYT